Within Marinitoga hydrogenitolerans DSM 16785, the genomic segment TAAAAGCTTCAAGGTTCGATAAAAATAAAATACATAATCAATTAGAATTATATATGAATGATTATTTACAAATCCAACAAAAGTTAGAAATATTAAGAGAAAGTTTCACTGTTGAAGAAGCTATTGAAGAATTAAAAGTCAAAGATAAGTTTACTTTAAAAGAATTATATATAATTTCAAATAAAGAAAGACTAACATTTATAGTTTATTTTCTTGCATCTTTAGTTCTTGTTAGAAATGGTTTACATTATGTAAATGAAAATTATGAATTTATAAAAAATGCAGAAGAGGTGGCGGCAAGTGCAAAATAAGCATCTTATGCCTATTATAGAAGCTATGCTTTTTTCTAAATCATCTGGATTCACTTCAAAAGAAATTGCTGAAAAGTTAAACGAAACCGAGGAAAAAATAAATTCCATCCTTATAGACATATGGGAACATTATAATTCTGAAATACATGGCATAGAATTAGAGAATTTCGAAGGAAAATATAGATTTACAATAAAAAATGAGATTAAATCTATTTTAAATCCACGACCAAGAGTTTTTTCACTTACTGAAGCTCAATTTGAAATATTAGCTATTCTACTTTTAAATGGCCCATCCTCTACTGTTGAAATAGAAAAATCCAGAGGAAAATCTTCTTATCATCAAATTAAAAAATTGATGGAAATGGGGTTAATTGTGAAAAAAAGAAAAGAAAATACCAAAAATAGATATATATATGATCTCTCAGAAATGTTTTTTGAATTATTACCTGAAAAAACTATAAATGAATTAAGAGGTGCTAAAATTGATAAAGCTTCAAACATTCCTTCAAAAAATAGGTGAAGGTTCTAGAAGAGAAATTGGTAATTTAATTGTATCTGGTAAGATTAAGGTTAATGGGGAAATTATTAGAGAACCATGGTTTAAGGTTGTTGAAGAAGATATAATAGAAATTCATGGAAAAAAAATTCATGTGAAAGATAAAATTTCAGAGGCTGAAAATTATGTATATTATTTAATTCATAAACCTATTGGTTACCTATCTGCTTTAAAAGATGACAGAGGTAGAAAAACTATAACTGATTTAATACAAGGAAAAATAAAAGAAAAAGTTTTTCATGTTGGGAGATTGGATTATAATACTTCTGGATTAATGCTTTTAACAAATGATGGTGATTTAGCAAATTTACTTCTTCATCCAAAAAAACGAATATATAAAACTTATAAAGCTTTGTTAAATAAACATATTAAGGAAAACAATTTAAAAAAATTAGAAGAAGGTATTATTATTGAGGGTGGATATAAAACTCAACCAGCTAAAATTGAAAAAGCACAAAAAAAAGGAAAATATTCAGAAGTCACTTTAAGCATACATGAAGGGAAAAAACGTCAGGTCAGACTTATGTTCAAAGTTCTTGGTTTTAATGTTTTAAAATTAAAACGTATTAAATTTGGCCCATGGTCAATTAAGGAAGTTGTAAATCCTGGAGATATTAAAAAATTGAATCCAGAAGATATTAAAAAGTTAAAAGAATATTTGAAGAAATAAAAAAATCAGGCTTCTCTAATTTTTAAAGAAGCCTGATTTTAATTTTAAACTTAATGCGCTCCTGATGCTGGAAGCTCAAAAACTGGATAAATCACTGGATATCCTGCTAATCTACCTATAATTCTAACTATTTCTGTATTATCGTAAAAACCGTTGAAATTTTCTGCTCCTGCACCAAAAGCATATACAGCTACTGGTGCCCCTGTATGAGCAAATGTTGTCCAACCTAAATGTGCTTTTTTGCTAACAACTCTACCTATAGAATTTGGGAAAGCATAATATGAACCACTTTGTTCTTTCATCAAACTATCAAAATATTCCATATCTTCATCTGTTAATTCAATACCATAATATTTTTTTACTAAGTCTACAAGTTTAGCTTTATCTTTATTTGATTGTTTAGAAATAAAGTCTGTATTTTTAGTAAATTTTCTTATCATTTCAACATCAAAGTAATATCCACCTGTTGAAAGACCTAATCCTCCAGTTTCGTGATCAGCTGTCACTATTACTAATGTATCTGGATTATTCTTAACAAATTCCATAACAACATCAAATGCTTTTTCAAATTCTAATACCTCTTTCCATAATCCATAAGGATCATTTCCATGAGCTTCCCAATCAATTTGAGATCCTTCAACCATTAAGAAGAAAGGATCGTTGTCTTTAGACAATACTTCTAATGCTTTCTTTGTCATGTCTGCTAACATTGGCTCATTAACTCTATCAGAAGCTGCTGGAAGATGACTATAATTAAATAAACCTAAAACTTTTTCACCTGTGTAATTTAATAATTCTTCTTTAGTATTAATGTAATCAAAGCCTTTTTCTTTAGCTAATTTTATTAGATCTTTTCCATCCTTTCTTTTTCCACCAGTTGGTATAAAATGTCTCCATCCACCTCCAAATGCAACAGTTATTGGACTATTTACTAATTGTTCTGCTAGAGTGTTTTCGTCTCCTCTACTTTCTACATGACCATAAACTGCTCCAGGAGTAGCATGTGTTATTCTGGATGTTGATATAACACCTATTTTTACACCATTTTTAGCTGCAATTTCAGCAATTGTTGGAACAACTGTTCCATCTGGTAACA encodes:
- a CDS encoding alkaline phosphatase, yielding MRKLLVVFLLVISVLGFSVVKNVIYMVGDGMGINQAMLASYLEGRLMNFMKTQNIGIVTTFSANSNVTDSAAAGTALFSGFKTNNGMIGMLPDGTVVPTIAEIAAKNGVKIGVISTSRITHATPGAVYGHVESRGDENTLAEQLVNSPITVAFGGGWRHFIPTGGKRKDGKDLIKLAKEKGFDYINTKEELLNYTGEKVLGLFNYSHLPAASDRVNEPMLADMTKKALEVLSKDNDPFFLMVEGSQIDWEAHGNDPYGLWKEVLEFEKAFDVVMEFVKNNPDTLVIVTADHETGGLGLSTGGYYFDVEMIRKFTKNTDFISKQSNKDKAKLVDLVKKYYGIELTDEDMEYFDSLMKEQSGSYYAFPNSIGRVVSKKAHLGWTTFAHTGAPVAVYAFGAGAENFNGFYDNTEIVRIIGRLAGYPVIYPVFELPASGAH
- the scpB gene encoding SMC-Scp complex subunit ScpB; the encoded protein is MQNKHLMPIIEAMLFSKSSGFTSKEIAEKLNETEEKINSILIDIWEHYNSEIHGIELENFEGKYRFTIKNEIKSILNPRPRVFSLTEAQFEILAILLLNGPSSTVEIEKSRGKSSYHQIKKLMEMGLIVKKRKENTKNRYIYDLSEMFFELLPEKTINELRGAKIDKASNIPSKNR
- a CDS encoding pseudouridine synthase; the encoded protein is MIKLQTFLQKIGEGSRREIGNLIVSGKIKVNGEIIREPWFKVVEEDIIEIHGKKIHVKDKISEAENYVYYLIHKPIGYLSALKDDRGRKTITDLIQGKIKEKVFHVGRLDYNTSGLMLLTNDGDLANLLLHPKKRIYKTYKALLNKHIKENNLKKLEEGIIIEGGYKTQPAKIEKAQKKGKYSEVTLSIHEGKKRQVRLMFKVLGFNVLKLKRIKFGPWSIKEVVNPGDIKKLNPEDIKKLKEYLKK